The following proteins are co-located in the Streptomyces sp. NBC_00435 genome:
- a CDS encoding response regulator transcription factor, which yields MPRVLLIEDDPSIREGVGLGLRRRGHEVSAAETGEAGLGLMATFHPELVLLDLMLPGINGVQVCRRIRETSQVPIIMLTARGDDFDIVVGLEAGADDYIVKPARTEVIEARIKAVLRRLSEPAGGRHEVEFHGELAIDRSGLTVAKNGERVPLAPSEIKLLLHLSASPEQVFSRQQLLEYVWDHSYHADARLVDACVRRLRHKIEAPDTAPRYVQTVRGFGYRFGPL from the coding sequence ATGCCACGCGTACTGCTGATCGAGGACGACCCTTCCATCAGGGAGGGGGTGGGACTCGGCCTGCGCCGCAGAGGCCACGAGGTCAGCGCCGCCGAGACCGGAGAGGCCGGACTCGGCCTGATGGCCACCTTCCACCCCGAACTGGTCCTGCTCGACCTCATGCTGCCCGGCATCAACGGCGTCCAGGTCTGCCGCAGGATCCGCGAGACCAGTCAGGTACCGATCATCATGCTCACCGCGCGCGGCGACGACTTCGACATAGTCGTCGGCCTGGAGGCCGGAGCCGACGACTACATCGTCAAACCCGCCCGCACCGAGGTCATAGAAGCCCGGATCAAGGCGGTGCTGCGCCGCCTCAGCGAGCCCGCGGGCGGCCGGCACGAGGTGGAGTTCCACGGAGAGCTGGCCATCGACCGCTCCGGCCTCACCGTCGCCAAGAACGGCGAGCGCGTCCCGCTGGCCCCCAGCGAGATCAAGCTCCTGCTGCACCTGTCGGCCTCGCCCGAGCAGGTCTTCTCCCGCCAGCAGCTCCTCGAGTACGTGTGGGACCACAGCTACCACGCCGACGCCAGGCTGGTGGACGCCTGCGTGCGCCGGCTGCGCCACAAGATAGAGGCGCCCGACACCGCCCCCCGCTACGTCCAGACCGTGCGCGGCTTCGGCTACCGCTTCGGCCCGCTCTAG
- a CDS encoding lipid II:glycine glycyltransferase FemX, protein MCALLVTHSQQHQPRTRDRELTVRSLSVPEYLGFISRHGRASFLQYPSWAEVKDLWRSERVGWHYPDGEIEGAALVLYRQFPGTRKYFAYLPEGPVADWADPDIDRWLTPLRNHLKAAGAFAVRMGPTPAYRRWSAADTKAGTGPGRQISDVLATEVDPVGAALADRLRTRGWKRCGGEDDGDAQPRHVFRVPLAGRSLDDLWSGLNQEWRRNVRKATKAGVETVLGTAADLPEFYRLLRITEERDGFKLGRSLAYYQQQYEVLNAEEPGRMRLYLGVHQGEILAAHTMVVAGSRVWYQTGASADHRREVRPSNALQWRMMCDAHALGADEYDMRGVPSTLDPDERSFGLLRWKLGTGGHVVETLGEWETSMDGYTNTALYKAFQTYMARR, encoded by the coding sequence TTGTGTGCACTGCTCGTTACCCACTCCCAGCAGCACCAGCCCCGAACCCGGGACCGGGAGCTCACCGTGCGCTCCCTGTCGGTACCGGAATACCTGGGTTTCATTTCCCGGCACGGCAGGGCCAGTTTTCTCCAGTACCCGTCCTGGGCCGAAGTGAAGGACCTCTGGCGCTCGGAAAGGGTCGGATGGCACTACCCCGACGGTGAGATCGAGGGTGCCGCCCTGGTTCTCTACCGCCAATTCCCGGGCACCCGCAAATACTTCGCCTACCTCCCCGAGGGCCCCGTCGCGGACTGGGCCGACCCGGACATCGACCGCTGGCTGACCCCCCTCAGGAACCACCTGAAAGCGGCCGGTGCCTTCGCCGTGCGCATGGGCCCGACCCCGGCCTACCGCCGCTGGTCCGCGGCCGACACCAAGGCCGGCACCGGCCCGGGCCGGCAGATCTCCGACGTGCTCGCCACCGAGGTGGACCCGGTCGGCGCCGCGCTCGCCGACCGGCTGCGCACCCGCGGCTGGAAGCGCTGCGGCGGCGAGGACGACGGCGACGCCCAGCCCCGCCACGTCTTCCGCGTCCCGCTCGCCGGACGCTCCCTCGACGACCTGTGGTCGGGCCTGAACCAGGAGTGGCGGCGCAATGTGCGCAAGGCCACGAAGGCCGGGGTCGAGACGGTCCTCGGCACCGCCGCCGACCTGCCCGAGTTCTACCGGCTGCTGCGGATCACCGAGGAACGCGACGGCTTCAAGCTCGGCCGCTCGCTCGCGTACTACCAGCAGCAGTACGAGGTCCTCAACGCCGAGGAACCCGGTCGCATGCGCCTCTACCTGGGCGTCCACCAGGGCGAGATCCTGGCCGCCCACACCATGGTCGTGGCCGGCAGCCGGGTCTGGTACCAGACCGGAGCCTCCGCCGACCACCGCCGCGAGGTCCGCCCCAGCAACGCCCTGCAGTGGCGCATGATGTGTGACGCACATGCCCTCGGAGCGGACGAATACGACATGCGCGGGGTACCCTCCACCCTCGACCCCGACGAACGGTCCTTCGGGCTGCTGCGCTGGAAGCTCGGCACCGGCGGGCACGTGGTCGAAACCCTCGGTGAGTGGGAGACCTCGATGGACGGATACACCAACACGGCCCTCTACAAGGCGTTCCAGACGTACATGGCCCGCCGGTGA
- the murJ gene encoding murein biosynthesis integral membrane protein MurJ yields the protein MTLADTTAAAAPAATGPDAGRAAPEKTSVLRSGALMAAGSIVSRATGFVRSAVIVAALGTALLGDGYAVANTVPNILYILLIGGALNAVFVPELVRAAKEHEDGGAAYTDRLLTVCTTALLVITAAAVLAAPLIVSAYTGYTGGQESTTVALARYCLPQILFYGLFTLLGQVLNARGRFGAMMWTPVLNNLVVIAVFGLFLYVSHGSDGTLTASGTRLLGIGTTAGIVVQALGLIPSLRAARFRWRPRFDWRGSGLARPLRNAGWLVLLVLTNQLAYWVVTRLSTATGEHAVAAGLAGGAGYTAYSNAYLLWMVPQGIVTVSLVTALMPRMSAAATDGDLGRVRADVSYALRSSAALVVPAAALFAALAPWVIGSVFEYGRTGPADVAVMAGMLAAFAPGLIAYSAQYVLSRGFYALSDTRTPFFLNLVIAALNAGLSAAAYLLLPPRWAVTGMAAACSIAFTAGAAVTAYVLARRLGPRAGTRTQRRSTAVRTHLRLLAACAPAAAAGYAAARSVDGFGNFAGAATGTAVIALGVVLLARPLRLTEITDLLDSVRRRSGR from the coding sequence GTGACCCTCGCAGACACCACAGCGGCCGCCGCCCCGGCCGCGACGGGGCCCGACGCCGGCCGCGCGGCACCGGAGAAGACCTCGGTGCTGCGCAGCGGCGCGCTCATGGCCGCCGGCTCGATCGTCTCCCGCGCCACCGGATTCGTCCGCTCCGCCGTGATCGTCGCCGCCCTCGGCACCGCGCTGCTCGGCGACGGCTACGCCGTCGCCAACACCGTCCCGAACATCCTGTACATCCTGCTCATCGGCGGCGCACTCAACGCCGTCTTCGTCCCCGAGCTGGTCCGCGCCGCCAAGGAGCACGAGGACGGCGGAGCCGCGTACACCGACCGACTGCTCACCGTCTGCACGACCGCACTGCTGGTGATCACCGCCGCCGCCGTACTGGCAGCCCCGCTGATCGTCTCGGCGTACACCGGCTACACCGGAGGCCAGGAGTCCACCACCGTGGCCCTGGCCCGGTACTGCCTCCCGCAGATCCTCTTCTACGGGCTGTTCACCCTGCTCGGGCAGGTGCTCAACGCCCGCGGCCGGTTCGGCGCGATGATGTGGACCCCGGTCCTCAACAACCTCGTCGTCATCGCCGTCTTCGGCCTCTTCCTCTACGTCTCCCACGGGTCGGACGGCACCCTGACGGCATCCGGGACCCGACTGCTCGGCATCGGCACCACCGCCGGAATCGTCGTCCAGGCCCTCGGCCTGATCCCCTCGCTGCGCGCCGCCCGCTTCCGCTGGCGCCCCCGCTTCGACTGGCGCGGCAGCGGCCTCGCCCGCCCGCTGCGCAACGCGGGCTGGCTGGTCCTGCTCGTCCTGACCAACCAGCTCGCCTACTGGGTCGTGACCCGGCTCTCCACCGCCACCGGAGAGCACGCCGTCGCCGCAGGCCTCGCGGGCGGCGCCGGATACACCGCCTACAGCAACGCCTACCTGCTGTGGATGGTCCCGCAGGGCATCGTCACCGTCTCCCTCGTCACCGCCCTCATGCCCCGGATGAGCGCCGCCGCCACCGACGGCGACCTCGGACGCGTGCGCGCGGACGTCTCCTACGCGCTGCGCTCCAGCGCCGCCCTCGTGGTCCCGGCCGCCGCGCTCTTCGCGGCCCTGGCGCCCTGGGTGATCGGCAGCGTCTTCGAGTACGGGCGCACCGGCCCCGCCGACGTCGCCGTCATGGCCGGCATGCTCGCCGCCTTCGCGCCCGGCCTGATCGCCTACTCCGCGCAGTACGTGCTCTCCCGCGGCTTCTACGCCCTCTCCGACACCCGGACCCCCTTCTTCCTCAACCTGGTCATCGCCGCCCTCAACGCAGGGCTCTCGGCCGCCGCGTACCTGCTGCTGCCGCCGCGCTGGGCGGTCACCGGCATGGCCGCGGCCTGCTCGATCGCCTTCACCGCGGGCGCGGCCGTCACCGCGTACGTCCTCGCCCGGCGGCTCGGCCCGCGCGCGGGGACCCGTACGCAGCGACGCAGCACGGCGGTACGCACGCACCTGCGCCTCCTGGCCGCCTGCGCCCCGGCGGCCGCCGCCGGGTACGCCGCCGCGCGCTCCGTCGACGGGTTCGGGAACTTCGCCGGCGCCGCCACGGGAACCGCGGTGATCGCCCTCGGCGTCGTCCTCCTCGCCCGGCCGCTGCGGCTCACGGAGATCACCGACCTGCTCGACTCCGTACGCCGCAGGTCCGGGCGCTGA